The following proteins are co-located in the Sulfitobacter guttiformis genome:
- the eda gene encoding bifunctional 4-hydroxy-2-oxoglutarate aldolase/2-dehydro-3-deoxy-phosphogluconate aldolase, protein MKNNTAYIRELAALAPIIPVLVVEDVAHAVPLAEALVRGGLPVLEVTLRTPAALGVIAAMATVAGARVGAGTLVTIADVEAAKAAGATFGVTPGSPVALVDACLAAGLPLLPGAATATEAMTLQARGFEVLKFFPAEGAGGIKTLKGLGGPLPGLSFCPTGGVTPENARDYLALSNVVCAGGSWIAPSNLVKAGKWDEIEERARHAAALPR, encoded by the coding sequence ATGAAGAATAACACTGCCTATATTCGTGAGCTGGCCGCCCTCGCGCCCATTATTCCTGTGCTGGTGGTTGAGGATGTGGCCCATGCCGTACCATTGGCCGAGGCACTGGTGCGCGGCGGATTGCCGGTGCTGGAGGTAACGCTGCGCACGCCTGCGGCGCTCGGTGTAATTGCTGCAATGGCCACGGTGGCGGGTGCACGGGTTGGGGCGGGGACGCTCGTCACTATCGCAGACGTTGAAGCGGCCAAAGCGGCAGGAGCGACGTTCGGGGTAACACCCGGTTCTCCAGTGGCACTTGTGGATGCGTGCCTTGCGGCGGGCCTGCCGCTGCTGCCCGGTGCCGCGACAGCAACCGAGGCAATGACCCTGCAAGCCCGCGGGTTCGAGGTGTTGAAATTCTTCCCTGCTGAAGGCGCAGGGGGTATTAAAACGCTCAAAGGCTTGGGTGGGCCGCTGCCCGGTTTGTCGTTTTGCCCCACTGGCGGGGTCACGCCCGAGAATGCGCGCGACTATCTTGCGCTGTCAAATGTGGTCTGTGCCGGTGGAAGCTGGATTGCGCCCTCGAACCTTGTGAAAGCGGGCAAATGGGACGAGATCGAAGAGCGCGCCCGCCACGCCGCCGCCTTGCCGCGTTAG
- a CDS encoding pyridoxal phosphate-dependent decarboxylase family protein, giving the protein MNWDEFEHWGAHIARWAADYHKGIRDLPVRAQTEQGDIAAALPVTPPEAGEAMEQIIADFERIVMPGITHWQHPRFFAYFPANAAPPSMLAEMLVSTIAAQSMLWQTSPAATEMEGVMIDWLRQALGLPDGFKGVIQDSASSATLSAVLTMREIALNWRGNKEGLSGLGRLRIYCSQEVHSSVDRAIWVAGIGQDNLVKIGNGTSGHAYEMDTEELAARITQDRAAGYIPAGIIAITGGTGIGAYDFHHPVLAIAKAEGLYTHLDAAWAGAAMICPEYRDEFWAGVEGYDSIVFNPHKWLGAQFDCSVQFLRDPQHQINTLKIEPEYLKTAGAPVTNYSEWTIPLGRRFRALKLWFLIRSYGLEGLRARIRNHVDWAHSLAARLDAHPDFEVVTQPILSLFTFKVMGRDDSGQLAFVERLNNDGRIYITQTRVKGAVVIRFQIGQFDCSKDDINTAYDVLCELVKP; this is encoded by the coding sequence TTGAACTGGGATGAATTCGAACATTGGGGTGCACATATCGCCCGCTGGGCCGCTGATTACCATAAGGGTATCCGTGATCTTCCGGTTCGCGCACAAACCGAACAGGGCGATATTGCTGCCGCCCTTCCGGTGACGCCGCCCGAGGCGGGCGAGGCGATGGAACAGATCATAGCCGATTTCGAGCGGATCGTTATGCCCGGCATCACACATTGGCAGCACCCGCGCTTCTTTGCCTATTTCCCCGCAAATGCGGCCCCTCCTTCGATGCTGGCCGAAATGCTTGTGAGCACCATCGCCGCGCAATCCATGCTGTGGCAAACCTCTCCCGCAGCCACGGAAATGGAGGGCGTGATGATCGACTGGCTGCGTCAGGCGCTGGGCCTGCCAGACGGGTTTAAAGGCGTTATTCAAGACAGTGCATCATCCGCAACCCTGTCAGCGGTCCTGACGATGCGGGAAATCGCGCTCAACTGGCGCGGAAACAAGGAAGGCCTGTCTGGTCTGGGGCGTCTAAGAATATATTGCTCGCAAGAAGTCCATTCATCCGTCGACCGTGCCATCTGGGTCGCGGGGATCGGACAGGATAATCTGGTGAAGATCGGCAATGGCACCAGCGGCCACGCCTACGAGATGGATACCGAAGAACTGGCCGCACGCATCACACAGGACCGCGCGGCCGGATACATCCCCGCAGGGATCATCGCAATCACCGGCGGTACGGGTATCGGCGCTTATGATTTTCACCATCCCGTGCTGGCAATTGCAAAAGCCGAAGGTCTCTATACCCATTTGGATGCCGCATGGGCTGGCGCAGCGATGATCTGTCCAGAGTACCGCGATGAATTCTGGGCCGGTGTCGAGGGATACGATAGTATCGTCTTCAACCCGCATAAGTGGCTCGGTGCGCAGTTCGATTGCTCGGTCCAGTTTTTGCGTGATCCGCAGCACCAGATTAACACGCTCAAAATCGAGCCGGAGTACCTGAAAACCGCAGGCGCGCCGGTCACCAATTATTCCGAATGGACGATCCCGTTGGGGCGCCGTTTTCGCGCCTTGAAATTATGGTTCCTAATTCGCAGTTATGGTCTTGAGGGCCTACGCGCGCGCATCCGTAATCACGTAGATTGGGCGCACTCGCTGGCGGCAAGACTGGATGCCCATCCCGACTTCGAGGTGGTGACACAACCCATCCTGTCGCTATTCACATTCAAAGTGATGGGCCGCGACGATTCAGGACAACTGGCCTTTGTCGAGCGCCTCAATAATGACGGCCGGATATATATTACCCAGACACGGGTCAAAGGCGCGGTGGTCATCCGTTTCCAGATAGGTCAGTTTGATTGCTCAAAGGACGACATCAACACCGCCTATGATGTTCTGTGCGAGTTGGTGAAACCCTAA
- the edd gene encoding phosphogluconate dehydratase has protein sequence MTVSKTLSEITDRIVARSAPSRSTYLARMEMARRKGPSRGHLSCSGQAHAFAAAGPDQGALAIGQGGNLGIVTAYNDMLSAHQPYERYPALIRDAVRANGGTAQVAGGVPAMCDGVTQGEAGMELSLFSRDLIAMAAGIALSHNTFDAAVFLGVCDKIVPGLVIGAQIFGHMPAVFIPAGPMTSGLQNDEKAKVRQQFAAGEVGRDALMAAEMAAYHGPGTCTFYGTANTNQMLMEFMGLHLPSASFINPGAEIRDALTIEAARRALSLSDLGDNYTPVCEILTEKAFVNGIVGLMATGGSTNLLIHLIAMARAGGIILDWQDFSDISDIVPLLARVYPNGLADVNHFHAAGGLGYMIGQLLQAGLLHPDTLTVAGAGLHHYTKEPYMEGAALAWREGTAESLNTGILRPASEPFQTSGGLKRLSGNLGTGVIKVSAVDPSHHVVEAPVRVFHDQNEVKSAFKAGEFNGDVIVVVRFQGPKANGMPELHSLTPMLGILQGRGYKVALVTDGRMSGASGKVPAAIHVSPEALDGGPIAYLRDGDVLRLDAVAGTLAIVTQGVLDREAVTADMSHNHFGTGRELFAPFRNAVGTADTGASVFGN, from the coding sequence GTGACCGTGAGCAAAACCTTGAGCGAAATCACCGACCGCATTGTGGCGCGCAGCGCGCCAAGCCGCTCCACCTATCTGGCGCGGATGGAGATGGCCCGGCGCAAGGGGCCGTCCCGCGGTCACCTTTCTTGCAGCGGTCAGGCCCATGCCTTCGCAGCCGCTGGGCCGGATCAGGGCGCGCTGGCTATCGGGCAGGGCGGGAATTTGGGGATAGTGACAGCCTATAACGATATGCTGTCCGCGCACCAACCTTATGAACGGTACCCGGCGCTGATCCGCGATGCTGTCCGCGCGAATGGTGGCACAGCACAGGTGGCGGGCGGCGTGCCTGCAATGTGTGATGGCGTGACACAAGGCGAGGCGGGGATGGAGTTGAGCCTCTTTTCCCGCGATCTGATCGCTATGGCGGCGGGAATTGCGCTAAGCCATAATACATTCGATGCGGCGGTGTTTTTAGGCGTCTGTGACAAGATCGTGCCGGGTCTTGTGATTGGCGCGCAAATCTTTGGTCATATGCCCGCTGTGTTCATCCCTGCCGGACCGATGACCAGCGGCTTGCAGAATGATGAAAAAGCCAAAGTCCGTCAGCAATTCGCGGCAGGCGAGGTCGGACGTGATGCGCTGATGGCGGCGGAAATGGCTGCCTATCATGGGCCGGGTACCTGTACATTCTATGGTACGGCGAACACCAACCAGATGCTGATGGAGTTTATGGGTCTTCATTTGCCTTCGGCCAGCTTCATTAACCCCGGCGCGGAAATTCGCGATGCTCTCACCATTGAGGCGGCGCGGCGTGCCCTGTCATTGAGTGATTTGGGCGATAATTATACTCCGGTGTGCGAGATATTGACCGAGAAGGCATTTGTGAACGGAATTGTCGGGCTGATGGCGACGGGTGGCTCGACCAATTTGCTGATACACCTGATTGCGATGGCACGTGCGGGTGGCATCATTCTGGACTGGCAGGACTTCTCGGATATCTCTGACATTGTGCCACTGCTTGCGCGGGTCTACCCCAATGGCCTTGCAGATGTGAACCATTTTCACGCCGCCGGTGGCCTTGGATACATGATCGGGCAATTGTTGCAGGCTGGCCTATTGCATCCCGATACTCTGACGGTCGCGGGCGCGGGACTTCATCACTATACAAAAGAGCCGTATATGGAAGGGGCTGCGCTGGCGTGGCGGGAAGGCACTGCCGAAAGCTTGAACACAGGCATCCTTCGCCCTGCATCAGAACCGTTCCAGACCTCCGGCGGGCTCAAGCGCCTGTCAGGAAATCTTGGGACGGGCGTGATTAAGGTTTCCGCCGTGGATCCCTCGCATCATGTTGTCGAGGCGCCTGTGCGGGTGTTCCATGATCAGAACGAGGTGAAGTCCGCGTTCAAGGCGGGGGAATTCAACGGTGATGTGATCGTCGTCGTCCGGTTTCAGGGTCCAAAGGCAAACGGCATGCCTGAGTTGCACAGTCTCACGCCGATGCTGGGGATTTTGCAAGGCCGTGGGTATAAGGTAGCATTGGTTACCGACGGGCGAATGTCGGGGGCGTCGGGCAAGGTGCCCGCTGCGATCCATGTCAGTCCCGAGGCGCTGGATGGCGGACCGATTGCCTATCTGCGCGACGGGGATGTGCTGCGCCTTGATGCGGTGGCAGGTACGCTCGCGATCGTGACACAAGGCGTGCTCGATCGGGAGGCGGTGACCGCTGACATGAGCCACAATCACTTTGGAACAGGGCGCGAATTATTTGCGCCTTTCCGCAATGCTGTTGGAACTGCCGATACCGGCGCCTCCGTTTTCGGGAATTGA